A region of the Cyanobium usitatum str. Tous genome:
GCATCAGATTTCGAGGCCCCGCAATTCCTTCTACCAGCGTTACATGGTGCGCGCATTGATAAACCAGACAAAGGCGGACCCTCAATTCAGGACCGACTCCCAAGCCAAGGTATCAATTAACTCGAGTATTGTTCGGACTAATATTGATAAGATTTGCACGATAAGAGATTTCGATGCAGTGATCACGGCACCTCGTTGGGGCTACACTGATGTGGATTGTTATTACCGTGATGCGTCGCCGCTGCAGGCAATGCTAAATGGGGCGCCTTTGCCGCCTGCTTTTTTTGTGCAGGCCCTTGATGATCCCTGGGTGCCGGCAGATTCGGCCGTGGCATTGGCATCAGCCCAAATACCACTGGGCGCAGAATTTTGTCTATCTCAGCAGGGCGGTCACAATGGTTTTCACGCTGTGGCTGATAGTCAGCTCAATCCTTCCAGTAGCTGGGCTGATAGACGAGTAGTGGAGTGGTTATTGCAGCGATGCGGCTAATTCTGTTATGACGCTTATAATTATGCCAACATCAATGCTGTTAGCACGGCTGAATTGATCGCCTGGTTGACCATTTAGGGTGATTTCATCTGATCCATGGCAGTCTAGATAGAGATCGTCA
Encoded here:
- a CDS encoding YheT family hydrolase; the protein is MLPQQLGAIPSEDLLIRLAEGASLLVRQDLPERHHPIGWVLLVHGLAGSSERPGVRRLAGLFLRCGFGVWRLNLRGAGAGRKLASGTYASACNRDILPVLVAARELARALPLFGVGLSLGGTVLLNALLERPDGLDALACVSSPLDLDSCSHQISRPRNSFYQRYMVRALINQTKADPQFRTDSQAKVSINSSIVRTNIDKICTIRDFDAVITAPRWGYTDVDCYYRDASPLQAMLNGAPLPPAFFVQALDDPWVPADSAVALASAQIPLGAEFCLSQQGGHNGFHAVADSQLNPSSSWADRRVVEWLLQRCG